CATGCGCTCGTATGTTCACAGCCTCGAGCAGATGATAATCGACTTCTGTACGCGTTTCCAGCTTGAAGCAAAAACGACGGAGCACACGGGCGTTTGGATAGGAGACAATAAAATTGCTGCAATAGGTAAATAAATTTTATGATCGCATTTCTCCACCGGAGAGAGATCTTCGAAATGTTTCGAGTGAAGGGCTGAGTGACTTGATCGCATAAACAGCACGTTTTGACGATATTCCTAAGGACCACTGAAAACATTTCTCAAACTTAAGCAACGTATTCTGCTAGCCGGATACAACTTTAAGAACTTGGGAAAGGGCTCGCCCAGACGAACGAAGCCCGGGTTTGATACATCAGCGACTAAACAAATTGTCCCTCTCTTCCTCTCGGGAACATTCTTAGCAGGCGGGGCCAACGGCCGTTCGACTCATGACGTCAGTGTGGAATACGCGCCTATTGGTGCACGCTTGTGTGCATTCGCTTGTGAGGAGGAAATGCCGCTGACTTCTAAAGTTGTAACCGACTATATATGTCTctaaacacagacacaaaattTAAGGGATGTGGAGGGAATGCAGATGTTAAATTAGCGTGACGACCAATTTCAGCAATAGTCCTAGTCCACAGCACAGTGCCATGCACTGGCACAAACCAAGCTTGCAACAGTGCAGTGCCGATTTTACCGGCGCGCTGGGTATGCTATATTTGTTCTTCTTGAATGCTAATGTGTACATTCAAATATTGTTTAAGGTATCTTAAGACCAAGACATTTTACACTAAAATAATTGCACTTTGTGCTGTGCTTGTACTGAACCCACTAGTATATACAGTGCCCTTCGGTTCTCTTTTACAATGTTCCTTCCAGGTGTTCATGGCAGCAGGTACGTCACAACCCACGGCATTGCTATCAACTGCAACACAGATCTCAGCTGGTTTGACCACATCGTGCCTTGTGGCATTAAAGACAAAGGAGTGACGTCGCTAAGTCGGGAACTTGGCCGAGTAGTAACTATCAACGAGGCCTATCCCATTCTTGTGACTGCCTTCGAGCGGCAATTTAAATGCACTGCTGTTGGGGAAATAAAGTGTTCATGACTTCTTTTCTGTGATAATGTGCCAACTGTATAGTTGACTAAGCTGCGCATATTGCACACAGAGACATGTTTCACACAGGGACATCACAGTACACATATCTCCACAGTATGCAAGTTATACAAGGGTCGGGTACAAACAGCCTTTGCAGAGTGTGTTCAAGGGGAATACGGTAAAAGCTCATTAGATTTTCACGAGACTGGAAAAGCCGTCCGAATGAACACATGTCATATTATCGAAACTATCAAGAAATCAATAAATGTCTAAATTCAATGCACTTTCATATCATTTTCCTAAGGAATGCACATAAATCCAATAATTATATTGCAAAAGAGCAGTGCGAAAGCCACAATTTTTATCATTTGCTACATGATTTAAAGTGCGAATGTGGCTCaagacctccccccccccacctgtcTTGAGCCGAAATGTGCTCTGAACACGTACCTTATCACACACCAACAATGTGATTGTGAATGGCGACCATGCTTTTCTGAAAGCCCGCGACCATTTTGGCTGTCCATGAACACCATTTTTGTTGCTATAAGTTGCATATTTGAAGTGCTTGGTGCGCTTGGAGGGTTGTCCGAGTTGACCAGGTTTCGGCCGAATATGACTGAATTAACGAGAGTTTCATGCCATTAAACAGTTTATATGCTGGCCAAGACCAATGGACTTGTCCTAATTCATTGCACTGGTAAATGCATTGTTTATAGCCCTCTATAAACCACTAAATGAAGTAGCAACACTTAGCCTGAAATTGATGATAACAAGGAGCAACCTCACTCGAAGAACCTAAGGAGCTTCCCTGATTTGAATAGAAATTATGCTGTTAATTGTTTTTACATTAAGGAAGAGCTCTGGGCACAGACAGGCATGAGAAAACATTTAATTAATAACAATCTGTACATTCAGTCATAGTCCCCTCTTGATAGGCTTTGGTGCAATGTAGACGCGCacaggcttgcacagctcaatGGTGTGGTCCTCAGAGCGAAGCCCAAGGCCTGACCGTTGGGCCCCCTTGCTGTGAACCTCGGTGTCAGCAAAGTCGAGCACCAGGCCCATTTCGACGTGCAGTGCCTCTGCAAAGAGTCATCCAGTAACAGGTATAAGTAAAGAGCGAGGCACACATTCCACACAGTGTGCTACTTGCATGTACTGTCGATTTCAAAGCCACTGCATCAGAGACAGCTCTAGAATACTGCTCTAGGTATTCTGCACTGCTGACTGAACTAAAGGTCCTCAAACAGTTAAAAGAAAGATAAACTTCATTCACATGCTGAAGTGTTCTGGCAACACTGCATAATAGTATAGTACAGTATTTGCAACAATAACTTGCTCAGAAGTAGGATGCTGACACAAAGGTACCTGTCCAGTTAGGTATGAAGCTCCTACTGCACTTGTCTTTGATAGTTGCTTTCAAGTCAGACAGCTTGGGTTTCCTATCATGCGTCTATTAAAGTTGACCTGTTTGATCGTCATGCGTTCAAACTCAAGTTACTCAAACTTTGTTATTATAAAATTATATAAAATTAAGCTCATTTACTTTGACATTCTCACAAGTATACAGTATAAAACTTGAATTTATAAAGTGAAACTGTCCTACTAATGCATACAGTGAACTAAGCTCCTACCCTCAAAAGTAAATAAATGGGCAACAGTTGCACAGAGCACACTGCTCCGTATGAAGTTCAGCAAAACACAACATTCAGTGAATGCTGTGCTACAGGAGTCTCATagaagtgcacgttaaagatatGATCTGCCAGCTGCCACAATAAGCATAATCTAATGATCTGATGGGGTCCAAGAGTGAAAAAGCAGGAGAATGTGCTGTTCCTCAGTCTCACCAGACCAGACACCATGTGAGAGTAACACAGTTGTGTAGAGCCGGTACTTGAGATCTTCCAACTGCCTGAAATCGGCAAGCCGAGGCAGTATGAGCTGCACCTGTTTGTCTGGATACCTCACCTGAAATCAAAGAGCACAATATTAGGAGTAACTGCTTAATTCCCGACTATCAAACAATGATGATGATACATAAAAATTAGCAAAATATACAAGTGATGATATGCAAAGTTGATGACTCGATGAGTCAACAGTTTGCACTTGCACTACTGCCCTCTCGTGGAGGAAGCAACTGCCCTGCTGCGCTAGGGTATTGTGAGACGCATCAAGCCAACAGCTTCAACCCTTTGGCTACCATTGACGAAAATATTCAACGTGAGATTTTATACTGAAATGACGGATGAATATACTCGTCTTCAACAAGGATTGGTCCCACAGGAAAACAACAGCGACTGTACTTGTCATAGTTGCATTTCTTGATGCTAGATGGCAAACTCGTCCATGTTGAGCCATTTGTGTTTTTGCTTTCATTTTACAGCCATCTTTCATGAtattgccatgcagtgaagccaACTTCAACTTATACTTTTTATGCAATTAGTGAAATAAAGGAACCTCATTGAATCGAAAAAATGacaccattccccccccccccaaaaaaagcttaCAAGCTGAGCGAGAAAAATTTCCCGAATATTTGGTACAATTTTCGTTTTTTCACAGGAGCGAAAGGGTTAAATGAGAGACAGCCACCATCCCTGTTCATGGCAACAGTCAAAAGAGCGAACTTTAAGGGGTGAGATGCTGCAATTAACTGGGTCAGCTTAATGACCATGCAAGGTCCAATATAACAGCTGATAAATCCGTCTAGAAACATCCAGCAGAAgtccaaagctttcttttttcacaATAGTTCTACCATGTGCAATTCCTTACAAGAAGGAAGCTGTCCAATGGGTATGTGTCAGCCCGAAAACAAAATTCGTGCATCCACACAAATATAGCACCACAATCtctttacagcaaagctgttatTGAAACTAGATACAGGGAAAAATGCCTGCTCCAAATGTTGCTAAACATTGACACACCGAACCATAGCAGCTAGTGCAATGACACTTAAGATTAACAGCAGAAACAGAAAAATAACTTTGGAAGTGTTTGCCAAGGGACAGTTTGGGCATCTTGGACATAATTAGTTCTCAAGAGAACTAAAGCATGTAAAAAACATGCAcacaatttttaaaaatttttattCAATGCAAATAGCACCtgggtgtgtgtatgtgtgtgccttCTTTTGTCCATGTTTTCTGTGCACTTCCAGTTCTCTCTAAAACTAAAATTCTTTTTATTTCAGTTCTATATTCAGTATAGAGTGATCAGGTGCACCTTGAAAAATTACCGGAGTTTTGATAACTGAGCTCTAGAAACCTTTGAATAGGGTgactaaagaaagaaaatacagaAAACTTTCTTTATTTTAAACCAGAACTGAACCAGAATGTTACATCCCCTATTTTTGACttcaaagcaaaaaagaaaaaaatagaatacCGTAACAGTTTTTTGCTCAAGTGGACCACCGTTCCTAGTATGTATTTTATTTCATACATGCATTGTCCGCACTCGTGGCTTAAAACTATACTACCGTACACACGAGCTGGAAGACATAAATCATTATTGAAGTAAAcgtgctgcggtggtctagtggataaggtactcggctgctgtctagcaggtcgcgggatcagataccgactgcggcggctgcattttcaatggaggcgaaaacgctgtaggcccgcgtgctcagatttgggtgcacgtttaaagaacctcaggcgatcgaaatttctggagccctccactacggcatctctcataatcatatggtggctttgagatgttaaaccccaataaTTATTACTTATTGAAGTAATAGCGGTGGATTGTTTGCTGGTTTGTTTCAGTCTGCTTCCCttgtatactgtttttttttcgggtgCGTGTGTGAGCACGTACACACAGGTTGTCTTATGTAAGTTTGGATCAAGACAATCAATTAAGGGGGGACTGGAAATTAAACCAAATGCATACTATTTGCACTAGTCTATAGTTTCTCAGGCTATTTGTTACTGATTACTCATCTGTTACTATCTGATTAATATCTGTTACTCATTATTATGTCTAAGTACTCACTTTTCTAATTATTGTCTGAAGACCTAAAGTATGAACACAATGTTGTAGGGTAGCTTCAGAAACCACCGAATGAATTGCTTTCTGTATGATACATCTGACAGAGTCCCACATTGCAGAGAAACCACATGAaataggaagaagaaaaaaaaaaggcaccaagATAACAATGAACTGAGCACCATCCCACTGCTATCGTGCTCTTGAGCGTGCGATCAAATAACCAAGCCATCTCCAGCATTTTACGAGTGCTTTGTCGCCTCGGAAATGCTGGgtcagcaggaaaaaaaaagaaaagagcagttCAGGCAAAGGTAACATGTTTGCACTCATAAAAGCTGTTttttgtaggcttgtgcgaatagcgAGTTCTCAGTTCGAAGctaatagtgattttggtcgaataatttcaaatcgaattcgaatcacatattgcaaagaaaaatgggcatatttgtcatgatccAACCAACCAGCacaatatgtatttttttttattgaaagaagGCCTATGCAAATGCCATTGTTTTTGGTTCAAAAAAAGTGGAAATAACTTTGAATAGTAGCTGGATTTGATTTTTGGTAGAGTGCAAGTGACTacttgtaaaatatgttacatgttaaaatttactatacttagagcatataagccagtataacaagcttttaaatttGGAAAGTTATGAACTGATGTGAGGGTATTATGTTTCTTTAACCTTGACGTGAGGCTTTgcggcggtgcagattttttttgAATATGTGCTTTCACAGCTTAGCTCCATTTCGccacagtgaaaccacctttacaaaggGTACATGCGGACTAATATATATCTATTCATTCATTTTGAATACTTTGAAACTTTCAACAATTTAACTTCAAATTGAAGTGAATTTAAATACAATAATAATCACAAACACCtacatttttgtttttgaaatgcCCATGTAATAAATTTGCCATTAAGAAAACTTTCATGGTTGTTATGAGAACTATTAGTAAATGCCTAGGTATTTCTCAGCCTTGTTCTTGTCTACTCACCTTCACACGAACGTTCCTTATGTCCTGGACACTCTCTATCTCGGCATCCAGGGTGATTGCCAGCACGAGGCCAGccgtgaatttctgtggcaggtCAGTTTCTCCAGCAGGCTCATACAGGACAGCCCGAGTTTGCTTAATGCGCTCCAGCCCCGCATTTTGTTGGGCCCTGTGCGGGAGATCAGCATCTTTCTAGACAGGATAATTTCAAAGCTACGATTTTGGGCAGCTGTACGAGCCATGTCCTTGATATGACAAGAAGTAGGACATTATTCAACAAGTCTGTAACTGCTCAGCACCCTTAGAAATGCTTCCCACACATACAAGACATCGATCATGACCTTGTTTTTAATGTACAAACGGTTTGCTGCATCTCTATTTTACTGCAACATTGAGTAGAACAAATACAAGGTGCTGTCAATTTCAATCACCTACCATACATCATACTTAATTTATCTGGGCATTCAGTGCAACTATAATTACAATAGTGCATAAGATATATTAATGTCGAAAAAGGCCATTCATCGTCATTCACAAACAGATCACTTGAACATAGAACATCCGGCCCATGGATTACAAGTTCACGAAAGAGAAAAATTGCCATGCCCCTATGATGCTACAAGAAAATACAAATTGTCAGAAAAGAAAGAACATCCTAgtatacaataaaaaaaagagccaTTCCCCTCCGTTAAGGCAGGTGACAAGCGAAGCTATTCAGCACACGACACAGAATATTGAACCACAGCCAATCACACACCCTGCAACCAAATCTGAAATGCCTGTCCAGACagcttctttttttaattatttagCCAATGCTTCTATAAAGCTTTCCACTTGAGCAGCATGCATCTCTTTGCCAGGACATGCATTGCGTTGTCTGACTTGCTAAATGCGCAGGGCGTTTCGTACAAATTATTAATTATTTTCCACCCATGTGCTCCCTTCACTTTTAGCATACCTGTGGTGAGTGCTGGCATTAGTCCAATTCGTGTGGCACATCCGTCTCTTTTGACGCACAGGAAAAATACATGGAACCCTAGCAATATACAGCTTCACTGTACAATAATTTGAAGTATAAATATTAAACCCAGAACTAATGTCTTTTCGCTCACTATCAAGCTCATTAACAAGGTCCAGCCCAATGAGCTTTGAAAAATCACGATTAAAGTTTGGTGCACTTCTCTTATGCTTTCCCATAGTCGAATCTGGCTTTTTTCAGTTTCTCGGTGTGCCCTTGCGTTTTACACAAGGAACTGCTGCACTGGCTGTCCAGAGTGATGTATGGCGATGGCCAGGCCTGTATGTAGCCAGAAAAGTGCCCAAGGTGCCCTACCCCCTTCCTGAAATTTTGATGAAGGGCAGTATTTCACTGAATATAAACAACGAAAAGTGT
Above is a window of Rhipicephalus microplus isolate Deutch F79 chromosome 1, USDA_Rmic, whole genome shotgun sequence DNA encoding:
- the Lipt2 gene encoding lipoyl(octanoyl) transferase 2; the protein is MGSQPFVKFKNLGRMAFTQAYQMQKEVARTLLEEVACHSQDMVSGNTVLLVEHDPVYTVGIRSKQYSAEVEERLRKLQADFVRTNRGGLVTFHGPGQLVAYPILYLGSFFKDKSMRSYVHSLEQMIIDFCTRFQLEAKTTEHTGVWIGDNKIAAIGVHGSRYVTTHGIAINCNTDLSWFDHIVPCGIKDKGVTSLSRELGRVVTINEAYPILVTAFERQFKCTAVGEIKCS